Proteins found in one Thermaerobacter subterraneus DSM 13965 genomic segment:
- a CDS encoding TraR/DksA C4-type zinc finger protein, translating into MRPEVREHFRRRLLEERRRLAGDLRYNSDIGRLSQRESISELSTYDNHPGDVGTETFEMAKDIGRRRDIQRALHDIDAALARLDDGTYGYCQRCGRPIPRERLEVLPATPFCAGCATAMAEREKKVRGTARPVEEEVLSPPFARSWRDDTGEIDFDGEDAWQSVAQYGSSDTPQDVWEPATYPDVYEDAGDDSGLVEHTDRLLDRRFESAEDIAVAQESVKAHRRQNTGGDGEFGRSPGGQGNGAGPA; encoded by the coding sequence ATGCGACCGGAAGTCCGCGAGCACTTCCGCAGGCGCCTTCTGGAGGAGCGGCGCCGCCTTGCCGGGGACCTGCGCTACAACAGCGACATCGGCCGGCTTTCCCAGCGGGAGTCCATCAGCGAGCTTTCCACCTACGACAACCATCCCGGCGACGTGGGCACGGAAACCTTCGAGATGGCCAAGGACATCGGCCGCCGGCGGGACATCCAGCGGGCCCTGCACGACATCGACGCCGCCCTGGCGCGGCTGGACGACGGAACCTACGGCTACTGCCAGCGCTGCGGGCGGCCCATCCCGCGGGAACGGCTGGAGGTGCTCCCGGCCACGCCCTTCTGCGCCGGATGCGCCACCGCCATGGCCGAACGGGAGAAGAAGGTGCGGGGCACCGCCCGGCCCGTGGAAGAGGAGGTCCTCTCGCCGCCTTTCGCCCGCTCGTGGCGCGACGATACCGGCGAGATCGACTTCGACGGGGAAGACGCCTGGCAGTCGGTGGCCCAGTACGGCAGTTCCGACACGCCCCAGGACGTGTGGGAACCGGCCACTTATCCCGACGTCTACGAAGACGCGGGGGACGACAGCGGGCTGGTGGAACACACCGACCGGCTGCTGGACCGGCGCTTCGAGTCGGCAGAGGACATCGCCGTCGCTCAGGAGTCCGTCAAGGCCCATCGCCGCCAGAACACCGGGGGGGACGGGGAATTCGGCCGGAGCCCCGGCGGCCAGGGGAACGGAGCGGGCCCGGCGTAG
- a CDS encoding DUF5665 domain-containing protein: MVAGGDDAAGPEKPGRAMGSGLAGGRDGRPAVGRFLPSGGAARRPRTGAGAPRSAPRGPKERGGRRLRDGARRASRSFRPGEPAPAPVSRRSAAGVAIQRVPATIPHSPGPVPAFRDRWPLPGAGAGAGKGPGAAGGRRAGRPGPPPRALLSGILHRLDELAWRWERISIVEYLALFRDPGRLFWMNFLAGVARGLGAAVGFTLLGALVLLALQRAVELNLPYIGSLVADLLRIVRTELDGGTPGPGGAPPGP, encoded by the coding sequence GTGGTGGCGGGTGGGGACGATGCCGCCGGGCCGGAAAAGCCCGGCCGCGCCATGGGGTCCGGGTTGGCCGGTGGCCGGGACGGGCGGCCTGCCGTGGGCCGGTTCCTCCCGTCCGGCGGCGCCGCCCGACGGCCCCGGACCGGGGCGGGAGCGCCCCGGAGTGCCCCTCGGGGGCCCAAGGAGCGGGGCGGCCGCCGTCTCCGGGACGGTGCCCGCCGGGCATCCCGCTCCTTCCGCCCGGGAGAGCCGGCGCCGGCTCCCGTCAGCCGGCGCAGCGCCGCCGGGGTGGCCATTCAGCGGGTGCCGGCCACCATCCCGCATTCCCCCGGCCCGGTCCCGGCCTTCCGGGACCGGTGGCCCCTTCCGGGGGCGGGGGCGGGGGCGGGGAAAGGACCGGGTGCCGCCGGGGGCAGGCGCGCCGGGCGCCCCGGACCGCCCCCTCGGGCCCTGCTGTCGGGCATCCTCCACCGGCTGGACGAACTCGCCTGGCGGTGGGAGCGGATCAGCATCGTCGAGTACCTGGCCCTTTTTCGCGACCCGGGCCGGCTCTTCTGGATGAACTTCCTGGCCGGGGTGGCCCGGGGGCTGGGGGCGGCGGTGGGGTTCACGCTGCTGGGCGCCCTGGTCCTTCTGGCCCTGCAGCGCGCGGTGGAACTGAACCTGCCGTACATCGGCAGCCTGGTGGCCGACCTCTTGCGCATCGTCCGCACCGAGCTGGACGGTGGCACGCCGGGGCCGGGCGGCGCCCCGCCCGGTCCCTGA